A window of the Molothrus ater isolate BHLD 08-10-18 breed brown headed cowbird chromosome 16, BPBGC_Mater_1.1, whole genome shotgun sequence genome harbors these coding sequences:
- the TMC7 gene encoding transmembrane channel-like protein 7, translating to MKYNLPLAYLLATFAYLALCLLWIIKRSVEGFKQNLVHNADPFQSYCNKVFAGWDFCITDPSAARLKHRSLQYELQSDLQEEKLKQKIAERRMEEKLRIYSLRIFINIIVIAILSGCFYSIYRVTVFSQENSNDIGNANSQVNLLVQYLPSMVITLANFIAPLIFAFLIKFEEYTPAFEIKLTLMRCVFVRLANIGVLLFSLWSQISNCGSDKCKPCGYNYKLYPCWESDVGREMYKLMMFDFIVILAVALFADFPRKLLVTHCSCKLVQWFGHKEFGISDNVLEIIYGQTICFIGTFFSPLLPAIATIKYFIIFYVKKIVLKHTSKPAAKPIRASSSNFFFLVVLLIGLLLAFVPLGFSIARIPSSKACGPFRHFNTSWEVIPDTILQFPTGLQQFLFGISSEAFAVPFFVILCIIMFYVVALAQAHKRAVEQLREQLVLESRDKMFLIRKITEAQK from the exons ATGAAGTACAATTTGCCACTCGCATACCTGCTGGCTACATTTGCCTACCTTGCCTTATGTTTGCTCTGGATAATAAAGAG GTCTGTGGAAGGCTTTAAGCAAAACTTAGTGCACAATGCAGATCCATTTCAGAGTTACTGTAACAAAGTCTTTGCGGGCTGGGACTTCTGCATTACAGATCCAAGTGCAGCCCGGCTGAAACATCGCAGTTTGCAATATGAGCTCCAG tCGGACttgcaggaagaaaaactgaagcaaaaaatAGCTGAGAGGAGAATGGAAGAAAAGCTACGCATCTACTCTCTgagaatatttataaatataattgtCATTGCCATTTTATCAGGATGTTTTTACTCAATTTATAGAGTAACTGTCTTCTCTCAAGAAAACTCCAAT GACATTGGCAATGCAAACTCCCAGGTTAATCTCTTAGTGCAGTATTTGCCTTCCATGGTGATCACACTGGCCAACTTCATCGCTCCTCTGATCTTTGCATTTCTGATCAAATTTGAAGAGTATACACCAGCCTTTGAAATCAAGCTGACACTCATGAG GTGTGTCTTCGTGCGGTTGGCCAATATTGGCGTTCTCTTGTTCTCACTGTGGAGTCAAATCTCCAACTGTGGCAGTGACAAGTGTAAGCCCTGTGGATACAATTACAAACTCTATCCT TGCTGGGAATCTGATGTTGGGCGAGAAATGTACAAACTGATGATGTTTGATTTTATTGTAATTCTTGCTGTGGCCCTGTTTGCAGACTTCCCCAGAAA GTTGTTAGTTACTCATTGCTCTTGCAAGCTTGTTCAGTGGTTTGGACATAAGGAATTTGGAATTTCTGACAATGTCCTGGAAATCATTTATGGGCAGACTATTTGCTTCATTGGAACCTTCTTTTCACCACTTCTCCCTGCAATAGCAACTATAAAATACTTCATCATCTTCTATGTTAAAAAG ATTGTTTTGAAACACACAAGCAAACCTGCAGCAAAGCCTATAAGGGCATCAAGTTCCAACTTTTTCTTCCTGGTGGTGCTGTTGATTGGGCTCCTCTTGGCTTTTGTCCCTCTGGGGTTCAGCATAGCACG TATTCCCTCTTCCAAGGCATGTGGGCCGTTCAGGCATTTTAACACTTCATGGGAAGTCATTCCAGATACAATACTTCAGTTTCCAACAGGTCTGCAGCAGTTCCTTTTTGGCATTTCATCAGAAGCCTTTGCAGTGCCTTTTTTTGTGATCCTTTG CATCATTATGTTCTATGTTGTTGCCTTGGCTCAAGCACACAAACGAGCGGTTGAGCAGCTGAGAGAACAACTGGTTTTG GAGAGTCGTGACAAGATGTTCCtaatcagaaaaataacagaagcaCAGAAGTAA